The following DNA comes from Hahella chejuensis KCTC 2396.
GAAGCAAAGCCATGGAGAATCATTTTCTGAGCCAAAGAAAATCACCTTAAAGCGTAAGACCACTACTACGCTGAAGGCATCAGGAACTGGGGCTAATCGGTCTATTAACGTTGAAGTGCGTAAGAAGCGCACCTACATCAAGCGCAGTGAAGCTGTTAACGATATAGATGCGCAGAAGCAGCAGGATATACAAAGGGCTGCTGAAGAAGCGGCAGCGAAAGAACGAGAAACTGAAGTTGAAGTTGCGCTTCAGAATGAGCCGGGCATGGAAGCTACTGCTGAGGTTGTTGAAAGCGTGCAGCAGGAAGCGGCGAACATGGATACTCAAGAAGCTGAGGCAGCGCCCCAGGCGTCGGTCGATGAGTCAGTTAGCGCTACAACTGCTGGCGGCAGTCAGGAGAAAGCTGGCGTAGCAGCTGACCAGGAAGCGGAAGATGCTCAAAAGTCAGAAGCAAGAAAAACGTCTAAACATAGACGTAATAAAGAAGACTCAGAGGTGCGTCGCGAGCCTGCCGATGCTGAAGACCTTAAGCGTCGTGAGAAGCATAAGCCCAAGCCTGCTCCTCAACTCAAGTCTTCAAAAGTCATCGCAATTGAAGAAGATGACTCAAGTGAAGAAGCCCCAAGACGGGCTCGCCAACGTAAAAAGAAGAGCAAAGTGGTTCAGGACCGTTCTGTCCAGCCAATTGTTCGGGAGGTTGTGATTTCGGATACTATTACAGTCGCAGAACTAGCCCAGAAAATGTCCGTGAAAGGCGTGGAAGTTATCAAACGTCTGATGGGAATGGGGATCATGGCGACTTTAAATCAGTCAATCGATCAAGATGTCGCTCAGCTGGTTGCTGAAGAAATGGGGCATAAAGTCAAACTGCTTCAAGAAGATGCAGTGGAGACAGAAGTGTTGGAATCCATTTCTTTCGAAGGCGAATCAAAATCGCGTGCTCCAGTCGTCAGTGTCATGGGACATGTCGACCACGGTAAGACCTCTTTGCTTGACTATATTCGTCGCGCGAAGGTAGCCGCTCAAGAGTCTGGTGGGATTACTCAGCATATTGGCGCGTACCACGTAGAAACTCCTCGTGGAATGATTTCGTTTCTGGATACGCCTGGCCATGCGGCGTTCACCGCCATGCGCGCTCGCGGAGCGCAGTGTACTGATATTGTTATTCTTGTTGTCGCTGCGGATGACGGTGTTATGCCGCAAACGCAAGAAGCAGTTCAGCACGCGAAAGCGGCCGGCGTGCCTCTTGTAGTGGCTGTTAACAAGATGGACAAGGAGCAGGCAGACCCCGACCGTGTTAAGAATGAGTTGTCCGCTCTTGACGTTATCCCTGAAGAGTGGGGGGGCGATGTTCAGTTTGTCCCCGTGTCCGCTCACACTGGCGATGGCATTGATGACCTTTTGGAAGCAGTGCTGTTACAGTCAGAAATGTTGGAGTTAACAGCGGTGCCTGACGCGCCAGGTAAAGGCGTGGTAATTGAATCCAGTCTGGACCGTGGCCGCGGTTCTGTCGCAACTGTTCTTGTCCAAAACGGAACTTTGCGTCATGGCGACATCGTTTTGGCCGGTGAATACTATGGTCGCGTAAGGGCCATGGTGAACGAAAATGGTCAGAATGTTCAGGAAGCAGGCCCATCAATCCCTGTGGAAATTCTAGGGTTGAACGGTACCCCGGATGCGGGCGATGAATTCATCGTTGTGCCTGATGAGAAGAAGGCTCGTGAAGTTGCTGAATTCCGTCAAAATAAAGAGCGTCAAACTCGTCTTCAGCGCCAGCAGGCAGCAAGCCTTGAAAACCTGTTTGAAAATATGGGTAAAGGCGGCGTAAAAGAGCTGAACATTGTTTTGAAGACTGATGTGCGTGGTTCCTTGGAAGCGTTAATCGGGGCCTTGGCGGAGATTGGTAATGAAGAAGTTCAGGTTAAGATCATAGCGAGTGGCGTTGGCGGTATTACTGAAACTGATGCCAACTTAGCGCTTTCCACTCAGGCGATCATAGTGGGCTTCAATGTGCGTGCAGACGCAAGTGCTCGTAAGATCGTTGAAAAAGAAGGTATTGAACTTCGTTACTATAGTGTCATCTATAACATTATTGACGATGTTAAAAAGGCGCTGACCGGTATGCTGGCGCCGGAGTTCCGGGAAGATATTGTTGGCACGGCAGAAGTGCGCGATACATTCAAGAGCCCGAAGTTCGGTCAGGTTGCAGGTTGTATGGTTCTCGAAGGCGCTGTCTATCGCAACAAGCCAATTCGAGTTCTGCGCGACAACGTGGTTATTTTTGAAGGTGAGCTTGAGTCTCTGCGTCGCTTCAAGGATGACGTAGCGGAGGTGCGCGCAGGTACTGAATGCGGTATTGGCGTTCGCAACTATGAAGTTAAAGTTGGCGATATTATCGAAGTATTCGACAAGATAAGGGTCGAGCGTTCTCTGTAACGCTCTCCGTGTCTTGCGTAGTCGCTGCATGCATGCAATTAAGAGTAAAGATATAGATGGCTCGAGAGTTCAGTCGATTAGACCGGGTTGCGGAGCAGATTCAAAAAGAGCTCGCGCAACTGATTCAAAGGGAATTGAAGGATCCACGCTTGGGAATGGTGACAGTAAACAGCGTTAAGGTGAGCAAGGATCTCTCATATGCGGATGTATACGTAACCGTTCTAAACCTTAAGGACGTGGAAGATGATGGCGATGCTTCTAAAGCATCTCTAAAAGTCTTGGAGAGTGCTGCAGGATTTTTGCGTTCGGAATTAGGGCGCGCCATCAAACTGAGAGTCATGCCCCAACTTCGGTTTCATTACGACGCTTCCGTCAGTAATGCTCAACGTTTAGGGGCGTTGATTCAAAAGGCGCGGGCCAAAGATAGCAGCGCTTCTGACTCTAGTGACGACAGTCACAACTGAGGGTAGAGTCGGCGGTGGCGAGACGTAAGAAAGGTGCGCCTTTAAATGGAGTAATGGTCGTTGATAAGCCGCAAGATTGGACGTCCAATGCTGTATTGCAAAAGGTTAAGTACGCGCTGAACGCGCAGAAAGCGGGTCATACGGGCGCTTTGGATCCTCTAGCGACAGGGGTTTTACCCTTGTGCTTTGGTGAAGCTACAAAGTTTAGCCAATTGCTGTTGGACTCTGATAAAGAGTATGTTACGTGCGCCTATCTTGGCCGTACTACAACCACTTCTGATGCTGATGGCGATATCATAGCGGAGTCGCCTGTTCCTGGCCTCTCTGTTTCTGATCTGGAAAGTGTCCTTGGGAAATTTAGGGGGAATCTAAAGCAGATTCCCTCAATGTATTCAGCTTTAAAGCATAAAGGCACTCCCCTTTACAAGCTTGCCCGGCAGGGGATAGAGGTAGAGAGGGAAGCCAGGGATATCATCATTCATGAGCTTGAGCTCCTAGACTACACTCCTCCTTTTTTGCGTTTACGGGTTCTCTGCAGTAAGGGAACCTATATTCGTAACCTAGTGGAGGATATCGGTCAGGTTTTAGGTTGTGGAGCGCATGTAATGGAATTGCGTCGTACACGTTGCGGACCATTTTCGCTGGCGGATAGCGTTGAGTTTGTTTCATTTGCTGATGAAAGCGGACGCCAAGCCGCGGCGGAGAAGTATAAAGAACGTTTGCTGCCCATAGATTCGTCTGTCCAACAGTTCTCCGAAATAATTTTGGACGAGGCTAATACAGGCTCGATTATCCAGGGGCAAACGGTTAAAATATCGCCTCTCTCAAGCGAGGGGAAGGTTCGTCTGTATACTAACAGGCGTCATTTTATCGGCTTGGGAGAAGTGATGAGCGATGGAACGGTTAAGCCCGTTCGGTTGCTCAATGTGAGCGCGCTTAGCGCTGAATGAATGGGGCGGCTGTTAATATGCGCGGTCGTTTCCGCATTAATCGCATATTTGGAGAAAAATCATGGCATTATCTGCTACCGAAAAGTCGGTTATTGTTAAGGAATATCAAGTAAAGGAAGGGGATACTGGTTCTCCTGAAGTTCAAGTTGCTCTGTTGACTGCTAATATCAACAAGTTGCAAGATCACTTCCAGGCGAACAAGCATGACCACCACTCGCGTCGCGGGCTGATTCGTATGGTTAACCAGCGTCGTAAGTTGCTTGATTACCTGAAAGGCAAAGATACCCAACGTTATGTTGACCTGATCCAGAAGCTGGGTTTGCGTCGCTAAGAAGACAAAGGTATTGCTTTAGTATCCGGGGTATCAAATGTTTGATACCCCGTTACTTTTTGAGGAACCTCCGATTTATTCGATACTTGATGATTTTCAAAGAGCTTCGCGCTCAATGAGATGAAGCAAGAGGGGCTGGCGCTGACGGACGTTTTCCGCACACCTTGCTCCTTAAGTGTTGGAGAAGTCTGTGGTCTTGTTGAGAGATCGAATAAATCAAAGGTTCCTTTGTTGGGTATCTAAGGCTCGAATCGGTAAGTAGCAGCTGATTCCGGATTAAAATTTAAGCGTAAAAATTAAAAAACACTCGTAAGGAGTCAAAGTGAACCCAGTTCGTAAAACATTTCAATACGGCAACTCAACAGTCACTCTGGAAACTGGCCGTATAGCTCGCCAGGCTACTGGAGCCGTGTTGGTGACAATGGACGATACTGTTGTTTTGGTCACCGCTGTTGCAGAAAAAGAAGCTGTTCCAGGTCGTGATTTCTTTCCTCTTTCTGTTCACTATCAGGAAAAAACCTATGCAGCTGGGCGTATTCCAGGCGGTTACTTTAAGCGTGAGGGGCGTCCATCAGAGAAAGAAACTCTGACTTCCAGATTGATCGACCGCCCCATCCGCCCGCTGTTTCCAGATGGTTTCATGAATGAAGTACAAATCATTTGTACTGTTATGTCAGCAAACAAAGATGTCGATCCAGATATCGCCTCCATTATTGGCGCGGCGGCTGCGTTGGAAATTTCCGGCGTTCCCTTCCAAGGTCCACTGGCGGCTGCGCGCGTTGGTTACACTGACGAAGATGGTTACCTGCTGAATCCTGGCTTCAAGGCAATTGAAAACTCTAAGTTGGATATGGTTGTCGCAGGTACCGAAGATGCGGTTCTGATGGTTGAGTCGGAAGCGAAAGAGTTAACAGAAGACCAGATGCTTGGCGCAGTATTGTTCGCTCACCAGGAAATGCAGGTGGCTGTGCAGGCGATTAAAGAGTTTGCTCAGGAAGCTGGTAAGCCTAAATGGGATTGGCAGGCGCCGGAAGTTAATGCTGAACTTTTGGAGGCCTTGAAGGCCAAATTTGCCGGCTCTATCGGTGAAGCTTATGGCATCCGCGTTAAAGCTGATCGTTACGCTAAGTTGGGCGAGCTTCGTCAACAAGCGGAAGAAGAGCTGGCGGGTGAAGAAGAAGGCAAGTTTGAAGCTGAACTGGTCAAGAAATACTTCAGCAAGCTTGAGAAGGCTTGTGTCCGTCAGAATATTATTAAGGGTGAGCCACGTATTGACGGTCGTGATACCAAAACGGTTCGTGACCTGAAAATTGAAGTTGGCGTACTGCCGAACACCCACGGTTCCGCATTGTTTACGCGTGGAGAGACTCAGGCTCTGGTAACAGCGACTCTGGGTACTATGCGTGATGTATTGATGGTGGACGCGTTGGAAGGTGAGAAGAAAGACTCATTCATGTTCCACTATAACTTTCCTCCATACTCTGTGGGTGAAGCATCCCGAGTTGGCGGTGTAGGTCGCCGCGAGATCGGTCATGGTCGTTTGGCGCGTCGTGGCGTACAAGCGTTGATGCCGAATCTTGAGGAATTCCCCTACGCAGTACGCTGCGTCTCTGAGATTACAGAGTCAAATGGCTCTAGCTCAATGGCCAGCGTATGCGGCAGCAGCCTGGCTCTGATGGATGCCGGTATTCCTGTTAAAGCTCCAGTTGCAGGCATTGCAATGGGCTTGGTCAAAGAAGGCGACAGCTTTGCTGTATTGACTGATATCCTGGGTGATGAAGATCACTTGGGCGACATGGACTTCAAAGTAGCGGGAACCGAAAAAGGTGTTACCGCTCTGCAAATGGATATCAAGATCAACGGCATTACCGACGAAATCATGGAAATTGCGTTAGAGCAAGCTCTGCATGCGCGACTCCATATCCTCGGTGAAATGAATAAAGTGATTTCCGAACCACGAGACTCCGTTGCAGATAACGCGCCGAAGATGGAAACCATCAAGATCGATCCGGATAAAATCCGTGACGTTATCGGTAAGGGCGGCGCCACTATTCGTTCTATCTGTGAAGACACAGGCGCTTCTATCGATATCGACGACAATGGTACTGTGCGTATTTACGCGGAAAGCAAGCTGGCGGCGGATGAGGCTATTTACCGTATCACCGAGATCACGGCTGAAGCGGAAGTTGGTAAGCTGTATCGCGGCAAGGTTGAGCGTATTGTTGAGTTCGGCGCGTTTGTAAACATCCTGCCCGGTAAAGACGGTCTGGTGCATATTTCTCAGATCGCGCAAGAACGTGTAGAGAACGTCACTGATTATCTTAAAGAAGGTCAGGAGGTCGTTGTTAAGGTGCTGGATATTGACGCTCGTGGCCGTATCAAACTTTCTATGAAGGAAGTGACTGAAGACGAAAAAGCTTCAATGGCTGGTTAATTCCTCTCTTCCCAAGAAAAGCCGCTCTATGCGGCTTTTTTTATGCCAAATTTAAAGTGGCGAGCGCTTGGGATTGGCGAGAAAGTTCAGTAATACCTGGCGATATTCTGCAATGCTAAAGGTAGCTGTGTGAGGGGTATTGGTGCTTAAGAAGTACTTTGGGTCGCCTGCGTGCTGAAATACTCTCTCGCCGTGGTGATAAGGGATGATTTGGTCAGAGACGCTGTGAATCATCAACAATGGGACTGGTGAGATATTTCCAACGTAATCCTCTGGGTCATAATTCGCAGGAAGGATATAGGAAAAGGGATATTGAAAGGCCCAGGTCAGCCACCCTGCTGCAAGTTTTTCTCGTGCGATCTCCCTTAGATCGCTAAAGGGAGCGTCGGCGATGACCGCGGTGGGTTTATCCGCATGAGGGGGCATCTGTCCTACAAAATTAATGCTCAGCACTGCGCCGATGCTTTGTCCAAGTACAAAGAATGGCGTGTTTGCACCTGGATATCGTGTTTTCAACCATTCGTAACCTGTTTCTACGTCGCTAAGAGCGCCCGCCATCTCTGGCTTGCCAGAGGATAAGCCAAATCCACGGTAGTCCAGACAAAATACCTCATAGCCCTGTTGCGGAAGCCATAGTACGTTGCCGCAATGAGTACTGATATTTTCTGCATTGCCATGCAGGAAATAGACTACGCCTCGCAATGGAGGAGAGGCCTGAAGCAGCCATCCATGAAGACGCTCGCCATCAGGTGTGTTGAGATAAATGTTCTCATATCGAACTTGCGCTTGATCGGGGGTGCGATAGATATGCTTGTCTGGGTAGAAAAGCAGTCCACTACAAGCGCTAAGAAAAAGCAGCGCCCCTAACAATCCAAGTTTGAAAACGGCGTTAGCAAGAGTATTAAATTTATCTGATGTGACGTTCACAATTTGATCTGCCTGTATACCTGAACTAGGCTTACCTCGGGCCATGTAATGGCGCCAAGTCTGTACGCCCTGGTGAGAAATGACCAAGCGTTTCTGTTTCAGCATAGCTGTTTGATGTCTATTTCAGAAAGAGTTTGTCACAACTCGGTTTTCGAGTTGGTTGGCGTTTGTTGCCAGGATGGGCGCTGATACTTGCACAAATAGTACGCGACGAGAATAAGCTAACGTTGAAAGAGGAATCGTTATGAGAAAAATGATGCTCGCTGTTGGGTTTTTGTCGATGACATCCGGCGCTTTTGCTGAAGCCCCTGGGGGACCGGATTGTGGATGGGGCAACATGCTGTTCGCAGGAGAAAGTGGACTGCCTATCCATCTTTTGGCCACCATTACTAATGGCACTTCAGGTAATAACACATTTGGCATGACCTCCGGAACCAATGGATGTTCTGCTAATGGCGTGCTGACCTATGGCGGATCGCCGTTAGTCAACCTCACGCCAATCATGGATGAGTTTTCTGAGGACGTGGCGCGAGGTCATGGAGACGCCTTGACCACCGTTGCTGTCGCGCTGGAGGTCAAGCAGGAAGACCGCGCACGCTTTAACCAGGTTATGCATGATAATTTTAATCAGCTGTTCCCAAGCGAAAGTGTAACGGCGGAGCAGGTGATGCAGTCCGTCATGGATGTGATGAAGACCGACGCAAGGCTTTCCAAGTACGCCGCTTGAAGTCAAAACATGAAGCGACGCCCGGTAGTCCGGGCGTTGATTCGTTTTTCTTAACCCCTGCTGATCAAGAGCGCATGTCGCCCTATGCGGATTATGCATTTCCTGTCCGTTGCTTTTTCTACCATGTTTCTTTTTATCAATACCGTATTCGCCGCTTCTCCTGGAGTTGTTGATGATTTGACTCACTCACAAACATCGCTCAAAACCTTGGCGGCATCTTCGGAATGGCTGGGTTTATTACACTTTCGCCCCGACTCTCTGAGCCCAACGGGTTATTCAAGTTTCATTGACGATCCCGGCTTTTTCCTGGCGGAAACGGGAAAGACCGATGCAGAGGCGGAGCTTGAGGAAACCTTGCAGTTAATGATGAGCGAGGATTCATATATTAGAGAAAGCACATCCTGCCGTTTTCCTTTGCGCAAGCAGTGGCTTGAGGCGCAACTCCCGAATATTTCCGCTTTGAGGGCGCCTTCAACATGCCCTGAATATCTTCAATGGCGCGAGGAGGTAAACGCGTCCCAAGTCTCTCTGATCTTCCCAGCCGCCTATTTGAATAGTCCATCATCAATGTTCGGACATACCTTTCTGCGATTTGATCCCGCCGACGTTGAAGACGACTCAGAATGGTTGTCTTGGGCGCTAAACTTTGGGGCGACTATTAATGGCGACGACAACTCCATTTTCTTTGCATATCGAGGTTTAGCCGGCGGTTACCCCGGACAGTTCAGCATGATGCGTTACTTCGAAAAGATCAAAGAGTACAGCTACATGGAAAATCGGGACATGTGGGAGTATCGCCTGAATCTGAGTCCCCACGAAGTAGAGCGCATGTTGATGCATCTATGGGAGTTGAAAGACGTGCGTTTCAAGTACTATTTTCTGGATGAAAACTGCGCTTTTCGTCTTCTTGAGCTACTGGAAATTGCAAGGCCGTCTGCGCCATTGACATCGAAGTTTCCTTTGACTGCAATTCCAGCAGACACCGTGCGTGCAGTTATCGAAGGCCGTTATGTGGCGGAACGGCGCTACCGTCCCTCGGAGGCTGTGCTTTTGCAGGAAAGAATACGCCAACTGGCTGACTCTGAAAGAGAGCTGGCCTATAAGGTCGCGACAGATCCAGAGATGATGGCGTCAATGGACTTCAGCGCTTTACCATCTTCCAGGCAGGGCGCCGTTGCGCAGACGGCGTATAGCTACACTCGCTATGAGCAGAGAAAGACGCAAAGGAGTCCGGAACTGGCGCGCCGTAGCTTTAAATTATTGCAGCGGATAAGCCAACTTCCAGCGGATAGCGTTGCGCCAGAAATCCCTGAGCCGCCCGAAACCGGGCATGGCAGCACGATGGCCGCCATTGGGGGCGGCAACCGTGATGGCGACGCGTTTACTCAGATTCAATTTCGCTACAGCTATCATGACTTGTTGGACCGTCAGCAAGGGTATCCCCGAGGCGCTCAAATAATCGCTGGCGACGCCCAGTTGCGTAATTACGAAAATGACGGCTGGGAGCTGCATCGCTTTGACGTGATTAATATTATTTCTCAGTCCCCTGTGAACAAGTTTCTACGTCCGTTGTCATGGAAAGTGCAGGCGGGTTTCGAACGAGTCTGGAGTGACGTCGGCAGTGACAAAGCTTACCAAATAAACGCTGGAGCTGGACGCAGTTATAACGTGACGGAAAGTTGGAGCTTATTTGGCTTTTTGACTGCGCGCCTGGAGCATGATCCAGATTATAAAGCCTGGATAGACCCGGCTGCAGGAACAAGCGCAGGCTATTTATTGAATTTGCCTTGGGGCTTTCAGTCCGCGAGAGTGGAAGGGGAGTACTTTGGCAGCGATGAAATACGCTATCGCGGTGTGCTGGAGCAGAACTTCGATTTGGCGCAGAACCATGCTTTCAGGGCGCACTTGTTCCAAGAATGGAATCGCAGTGACGGAAGGTGGGAAGCTGGGGTCGCCTACAGATACTACTTTTGAAAGGCGGCGTACAGCTTAGCCTGTAGCGCCGCCGGATAGAGAGGAGCGTGGCTTTTAGCCCCCCAAGTAAGCTTTGCGGACGTCTTCGTTCACCAAGAGATTCGCGCCAGTATCCTGCAGCACGACTTTGCCGTTCTCCAGTACATAGCCGCGATCAGCTAAGCGTAACGCCTGGTTGGCGTTCTGCTCTACCAGGAAGATGGTCATGCCTTCCTCTCTGAGCTTGCCGATGATTTCAAATATCTGATTGATGATGATCGGCGCTAAACCTAGTGAGGGCTCATCCAAAAACAGCATTTTGGGATGGCTCATCAATGCGCGGCCAATCGCCAGCATCTGCTGCTCTCCGCCGGACATTGTGCCTGCACGCTGACTATGGCGCTCACGTAACCGTGGAAACAGGTCATACACATATTCCAGCGTACGCACAAAGTCGCTCTTGTCAGAGAAGAAAGCGCCCATCTGCAGGTTTTCCATCACTGTCAGTCCGGAGAAAACGCGACGTCCCTCCGGCACAATAGCGATGCCGCCACGCATGATATCGGACGTTGGCGTCTCGGTGATGTCCTGGCCCATGAACGTGATGCGGCCTTCACTGGCTCTGGGGTCGCCACAGACCGTCATTAGCAGGGTGGTTTTACCTGCGCCGTTTGCGCCGATCAGAGAGACGATCTCACCTTGGTTTACCTCCAGGCTGATGCCGTGGAGAGCCTCGATTTTGCCGTAATGGGTATAAACATTCTCGAGTGTAAGCATTAGTCTTCTCCCAGGTACGCCTTGATGACATCTTCGTTCGTTTTAATTTCATCTGGCGTGCCATTGGCCAAAGGCGTGCCTTGGCTGACGACATAGATGCGATCAGAAATGCCCATTACCAGCCCCATATCGTGCTCAATCAGCAGGATGGAGACATTGTAGTCATGCTTCAGGCTGACTATCAGCTCGTCAAGGTCCCGCGTTTCTTTCGGGTTCAAGCCGGCAGCAGGCTCGTCAAGCATCAACAGATCCGGGCCCGTCACCATGCAGCGGGCGATCTCCAGACGACGCTGCTGGCCGTAAGCCAGATTTCCCGCTTCACGGTTTGCGAGGGGCAGGAGGTCCACTTTCTTCAGCCAGTAAGCCGCTTTTTCCATGGCTTCACCTTCCTTTTTACGATAGGAAGGCGTCTTTAACAGACCGGAAAGCAGGTTGGTGTTGACGTGCCGGTGTTGCGCCACCAATAGGTTTTCGATAACCGTCATACGGTTGAACAGGCGTACGTGCTGAAACGTACGCACCATTCCAAGACGGGAAATCTTGAAGTCGGGCAGGCCCTGAACAGGTTTACCCTTGAATGTAATTTGCCCTGAAGTCGGCTTATAGAAGCCGGAGATGCAGTTAAATACAGTCGTTTTACCTGCGCCGTTCGGGCCGATAATGGAAATGATTTCCCGTTCGTTGACGTCCAGCGACACGCCGTTTACTGCGAGAAGGCCGCCGAACCTCATGGATAAATCGCGAACAGACAGCATTGTCCTACTCCTGTTTCAACTGCAGATGTGGGCGTTTCATTGGGATCAGGCCTTGCGGACACCAGATCATCATCAACACCATGATCATGCCGAAAGCCAGCATACGATACTCCTCGAATCCTCGGGTCAGTTCCTGAAGCAATACCACTAACACAGCTGCAATCATAACTCCGATTTGAGAACCCATACCGCCAAGAACAACGATTGCGAGAATGATTACTGATTCCATGAATACAAATGATTCTGGACTAATATGTCCTTGACGGGCTCCATATAATGAGCCTGCGAAGCCAGCAAAAGCTGCGCCAATAGTGAAGGCTGACAGCTTAATTGCTGTACGATTCAAGCCCAGTGAACGACAGGCGATTTCATCCTCTCGTAGTGCTTCCCAAGCGCGCCCGACTGGCATGCGAATCAGTCTTCGAACGATAAGTATAGTTGCGAGGGCAAGTGCTAAGGCTATGAGGTAGAGTACGACTACTTTAAGTGACGAGTCGTAAGGTACCCCGAAAAACTCATGGTAGGGCACATTGCCCTCACTCGCTCTGCGGCTGAATTCCAAGTTCACCACAGCTACCTCGGGGTTGGTCTGAATCATAGGTATAGTGGGCTTAGGGATGCCGCCAATGCCGTTGGGACCTCCAGTCAAACTGGTCAGGTTATTCAAGAGAATGCGGATGATTTCCCCGAAGCCTAAAGTCACGATGGCGAGGTAGTCGCCTCGTAACCTCAATACCGGGAAGCCTAATAGGAAGCCGAATGTTGCCGCAAGCAACGCTCCGATAGGCAGACACACCCAGAATGACAGGCCAAAGTATTGCGACAACAGAGCGTAGCTGTAAGCGCCGACTGCATAGAAAGCGACATACCCTAGGTCCAATAACCCCGCCAGACCTACTACGATGTTCAGTCCGAGACCAAGAATAACGTAGATTAGCGCGAGTGTGGCGATGTCCGACCAGATGCGTCCAGTGTTGAATGGAATAAGAATCGCGGCAATTAATAATGCGACGAAAAAGACTTTACCTGCCAATCCACGCTTTTCTTCGGGCGGCATTAATTTCGTAAAGAGGTTCTTTTTAGGCTTTATTACCGTGATTGCCGATACAAGTTGCGCCCTAAATAACTGTGTGAAAAACACTGTTATCGCAGCAAAAGAAATGTATATGTAAGTACTGAAAGAAGCCCCGGCAATGACTAATTTTGTGCCTTCGTGGGTTAGTTTTAGCCCGAGAATGGGAAACGCTAGAATGAGCGTAACTACTGCTGTGAATAAAGCAAACGGCAGATTCTTGCGCATTAGATTTTCTCCACTTCCGGCTTGCCGAGAAGCCCAGTGGGCTTAAATAGCAATATCAATACTAAAAGAGCAAAAGATACGACGTCTTTGTATTCAGTGCTGAAATAAGCTGCAGTCATACTCTCAGTAATGCCAAGTATAATACCGCCAAGCATTGCTCCTGGAATGCTCCCTATTCCGCCAAGGACTGCTGCGGTAAATGCCTTGAGACCAGCAATGAAACCGACCATGACATTAACAACACCGTAGTACATACCCAGTAATGTCCCCGCGACAGCGGCTAAAGCGGCTCCGATTACAAATGTGGAGGCAATAACCCTATTCGTGTCGATACCCAACAGGTTGGCCATTTTCAAGTCTTGAGCCACTGCACGACAAGCTCTGCCCATTCTGGATCGGGATATGAAAAGGGTCAGCACTGTCATGGATATGACCGTTACTATGAAGATTAATACTTGGATGTAGGAAAGAGATGTTTGAAAGCCATCTTCTGGGCCAAAGCTCCAGCCACCGCTTATCTGTGAGGACATGGCGATATCTCTGGAGCCTTGGCCTAAGCGCACATAACTTTGCAGGAATATGGACATCCCTATGGCGGAAATAAGAGGGATCAGACGATTGCCGCCGCGCAGTGGACGGTAGGCGATGCGTTCAATGGCCCAACCGAAGCTACTGGACACCAACATGCTTGAAAGCAGGGCGACCAGGAATATTAATGGTAAGAACTCAACGCCTAACATGGCCATACCTGAAATAGCCATGAACGCGACGTATGTTCCTATCATGTAGACCTCGCCGT
Coding sequences within:
- the pnp gene encoding polyribonucleotide nucleotidyltransferase, which encodes MNPVRKTFQYGNSTVTLETGRIARQATGAVLVTMDDTVVLVTAVAEKEAVPGRDFFPLSVHYQEKTYAAGRIPGGYFKREGRPSEKETLTSRLIDRPIRPLFPDGFMNEVQIICTVMSANKDVDPDIASIIGAAAALEISGVPFQGPLAAARVGYTDEDGYLLNPGFKAIENSKLDMVVAGTEDAVLMVESEAKELTEDQMLGAVLFAHQEMQVAVQAIKEFAQEAGKPKWDWQAPEVNAELLEALKAKFAGSIGEAYGIRVKADRYAKLGELRQQAEEELAGEEEGKFEAELVKKYFSKLEKACVRQNIIKGEPRIDGRDTKTVRDLKIEVGVLPNTHGSALFTRGETQALVTATLGTMRDVLMVDALEGEKKDSFMFHYNFPPYSVGEASRVGGVGRREIGHGRLARRGVQALMPNLEEFPYAVRCVSEITESNGSSSMASVCGSSLALMDAGIPVKAPVAGIAMGLVKEGDSFAVLTDILGDEDHLGDMDFKVAGTEKGVTALQMDIKINGITDEIMEIALEQALHARLHILGEMNKVISEPRDSVADNAPKMETIKIDPDKIRDVIGKGGATIRSICEDTGASIDIDDNGTVRIYAESKLAADEAIYRITEITAEAEVGKLYRGKVERIVEFGAFVNILPGKDGLVHISQIAQERVENVTDYLKEGQEVVVKVLDIDARGRIKLSMKEVTEDEKASMAG
- a CDS encoding alpha/beta hydrolase, with the protein product MARGKPSSGIQADQIVNVTSDKFNTLANAVFKLGLLGALLFLSACSGLLFYPDKHIYRTPDQAQVRYENIYLNTPDGERLHGWLLQASPPLRGVVYFLHGNAENISTHCGNVLWLPQQGYEVFCLDYRGFGLSSGKPEMAGALSDVETGYEWLKTRYPGANTPFFVLGQSIGAVLSINFVGQMPPHADKPTAVIADAPFSDLREIAREKLAAGWLTWAFQYPFSYILPANYDPEDYVGNISPVPLLMIHSVSDQIIPYHHGERVFQHAGDPKYFLSTNTPHTATFSIAEYRQVLLNFLANPKRSPL
- a CDS encoding DUF3015 domain-containing protein encodes the protein MRKMMLAVGFLSMTSGAFAEAPGGPDCGWGNMLFAGESGLPIHLLATITNGTSGNNTFGMTSGTNGCSANGVLTYGGSPLVNLTPIMDEFSEDVARGHGDALTTVAVALEVKQEDRARFNQVMHDNFNQLFPSESVTAEQVMQSVMDVMKTDARLSKYAA
- a CDS encoding Lnb N-terminal periplasmic domain-containing protein, yielding MTHSQTSLKTLAASSEWLGLLHFRPDSLSPTGYSSFIDDPGFFLAETGKTDAEAELEETLQLMMSEDSYIRESTSCRFPLRKQWLEAQLPNISALRAPSTCPEYLQWREEVNASQVSLIFPAAYLNSPSSMFGHTFLRFDPADVEDDSEWLSWALNFGATINGDDNSIFFAYRGLAGGYPGQFSMMRYFEKIKEYSYMENRDMWEYRLNLSPHEVERMLMHLWELKDVRFKYYFLDENCAFRLLELLEIARPSAPLTSKFPLTAIPADTVRAVIEGRYVAERRYRPSEAVLLQERIRQLADSERELAYKVATDPEMMASMDFSALPSSRQGAVAQTAYSYTRYEQRKTQRSPELARRSFKLLQRISQLPADSVAPEIPEPPETGHGSTMAAIGGGNRDGDAFTQIQFRYSYHDLLDRQQGYPRGAQIIAGDAQLRNYENDGWELHRFDVINIISQSPVNKFLRPLSWKVQAGFERVWSDVGSDKAYQINAGAGRSYNVTESWSLFGFLTARLEHDPDYKAWIDPAAGTSAGYLLNLPWGFQSARVEGEYFGSDEIRYRGVLEQNFDLAQNHAFRAHLFQEWNRSDGRWEAGVAYRYYF
- a CDS encoding ABC transporter ATP-binding protein is translated as MLTLENVYTHYGKIEALHGISLEVNQGEIVSLIGANGAGKTTLLMTVCGDPRASEGRITFMGQDITETPTSDIMRGGIAIVPEGRRVFSGLTVMENLQMGAFFSDKSDFVRTLEYVYDLFPRLRERHSQRAGTMSGGEQQMLAIGRALMSHPKMLFLDEPSLGLAPIIINQIFEIIGKLREEGMTIFLVEQNANQALRLADRGYVLENGKVVLQDTGANLLVNEDVRKAYLGG